The DNA window TTGAGGTATTCAAGTTGTTAATTACTGTGGCTGGATTCAAAGGAGGAATCGGCAAAACTACTACTGCCGTCCATCTTGCCTGTTATTTCTCTGGTTTAGGGCAGACTTTGTTAGTTGATGGCGACCCTAACCGCAGTGCTACGGGCTGGAGTAAACGGGGTGCTTTTCCCTTTAAAGTGGTGGACTTGATGCAAGCTGCTTTGTACAGTCCCAAATATGAGCATATTGTCATTGATACGGCTGCTCGTCCCGATGAAAATGAATTACAAGCTTTAGCTGATGGTTGTAATCTGTTAGTCCTGCCTACTTCTCCCGATGCCTTGGCGGTTGATGCCCTGCTGCAAACTGTGGATTTACTTCAAGAACTAGAAAGCGATCGCTATCAAATTTTACTAACAATGGTTCATCCTAAGCCCGTCAAGATGGCAGAACAAGCCAGATTAGCTTTGTCAGATGTACCGTTATTTGACACGGAGATTAGGCGGTTAATTGCCTATGAGAAAGCAGCACTGATGGGTGTACCCGTATACGAAGTTAAAGACCGTATGGCAAAAATCGCCTGGGGTGATTACGAGCAAGTGGGTAAGGAGATTATGTCATGAGCGATCCAACAAATATGTTTAAAAAACTGACTGAGGGGCGTTTGAAATCTACACCAGCTAAAACTGAAGAGGAAAGTAAGCCAGTAGATAAATCTAATCCTCCTGAACCATCTCCAGAAGAAAAACTACCAGAACCAGAAATTACGACCGAAGAATCTACTCCTAAGCGCGGTAGACCAGCTACAGGTAAACGCAGTGACCCAGACTGGATTGGCAGAACTTACTACGTTCGCAAAGAAACTGACTTTGATGTCGAAGATGAACTAGTCAAGCTTAAACGGGCAGGTATCAATTTAGATAAATCCGAATTGGTGGATTTTCTCCTGGCTGCCTGGGTGCGATGGCGAAATGGTGAAAATATAGATATTCAAATGTCCGAAATTTCACCAAGGCGAAAAGATGAATTGCCGTAATTACAGTTAATAACCCTGCCAAACTATGAATAAACAAATGTAATTTACTGTATTGCTTTTGTGTTTATTGCTGGATTAACTCCCAAACTTTAGATATTAATATCTTGATTTATTAAAGCGATCGCATTGATTTAGATTGCCAACAAAAAGATTGAAGCTAAAAATTAAAGCTGCCTTTTGACTAAGTTCCAACCTAATCCTGGAATTCCAGACTGATATCACAGAAAAATTTATTTGAGCGTTTCATAATATGGATACCGAATTAAAAAAAAAATTATATGAGCGACCAGAATTCCAGCCCAGATAACATTGTCCGTCCAGAGGACTTGATGGTTGAACTAAACCTAAAAAAAGTCAACTTACTATGATGACTTAAACTATCTGGGTATCAAAGCTGATAAGGATGAAGAGAAAAAAGTTTATCTAATTACTTGACTGGAGAACTGACGGTAGATTTTCCAGAAGATGTGAAGATTCCTGTTGAACCGAATCAAATGGTTACGGCTGAGTTAGTGGGGAGTAGTTTGAAGTTGAATTATTGTGAATTGGAGAGAGCGATCGCATATTTGAAAGAGCAGTATGCGGTGGGGACTGTGGAGATTAAGGTGGTGCAGCCTCAACCATTTTAAGGTTAGCGTTACTCTGCTGGTTCAAAATCTGATTGTTCTGCCCCACAGACAGGACAGACCCAATCTTCTGGTAAATCCTTAAAAGCTGTCTCTGGTTCAATGTCGCTATCTGGATCGCCTATATCTGGGTCGTATTCGTAGCCACAAACCGAGCAAGTATATTTCATGACGTTTCTTTTCTCACTATTTGTCATACTAGAAGAGATAATTTCAAGAAAATATTAAATTTAATTAAATTTCCAACGGTGCTAGTAAGATGCACGAGTTGATTAAGAATGGTGCTGCCACACTGAGTTTTTGATTTACCAACCCGTCCCCGAACTCAGATCGCACCCAAACATCACCCAATAGACTATGACAGTTAACAGAAGACCAATCTTGGTGAACTGTGATGAAGAGAATCAAAAACCTGTCTGTGTATAATCTATTGGGCTACCTCCTTTTTGGCATCGCTGCCTATGCCTTTGTTAATGCCAGCAATACCGATGTTATAGCTACTGCCCCAATCGCCCCAATCGCCCCAATTGCCCCAGAGCCTACACAATCTACCCCAAATCGTCACACCATCACCCTAGTTCTCAACCAATTGTCAGACCTCAAGGTAGAAGAAGGACAGAGAATTAATGTTGGAGATATCATCAGCGATCGCACCTCCGAAAAAGCCAAGCTACAAGCCAAAAAACAGCGATTAGTAGACGGACTCACTAGAGCTAAATTACCCCTCAACGAACTAAAACCCGTCCCAGTACCTCAGTTTCAGACAGAACTGGCGAACCTCAAACAGGCTCAGTTTAATCTAGATGCGATCGTTCAGCAGATAAATAACTTTGACCAGAAAATCTATCATAAAGACGACTGGCACGTTCAAGTATTTGAATCTGAGAAAGTGCAGGAATTAGCTGACCTTAAACGTAAAGAGTTAGAAGCTTCGATTAATTTAGAGAAAGCGATCGCCTCTCTTGATGAAGCTAAACTCAACTACCGTCGTCAGCAGTACGAACACTCTCTTAAAGTATCTGACTATCAAACCCTGATCTCTAAGCAGCAGGAGCAAGTTAACTCGCTACAAACTCAGTTAGATACAGTTGATGATGAATTAGATAAACTCACATCGGTTTATTCGCCTTATCGAGGGAAAGTACGACGGGTGAAGATACTCGGACAGAATGAGAGGTCAATTACTGCCGAGGTGACGCTAGATATTCGGGGTGAGAAGTAAGGGCTACGCTGAGTCTACGACTTGCTCCACAACCGCGATCACACCATAAAACTTATCGTTCATGTCAATAAATTATTAATTAAAATAAAGATATAACCAATATAAATTAGCGAATCTTTTCTAAGTTTAAAAGAGAAAAAACCTAGCTAAAGTTTGAAGTTTCAGTGTGGAGTGAGAGTGGTATAAGTTAAGTTATCATCACCTTGCTGGTGTTTAAAACCATGTTGAAAGCTATTATTTTTTTGGGCTTCATGATATTTTTCATTCTGTTTTGGCGTTGGGTGCTGTCGAATGATAACTAACTTGGGTGGTAGCTGATTTATCACCCAGCCAAACTAAAATCAACTCGCGATCGCATTGGGCATTAGTAACTTTGTTCTGACTAGTCATTAATACGGACGTATTGAATAATGTGCATCAATATTGGAGCTTTTGATGTATGTTCCAGGATTAATTATATTCATTCGTCGGATTGGGGAAAGTTAAGATTGTCATCTTTTTTCTTAGATACATGAAAAAACTATTTAACAGTACATGCGGACAAGTCCTTTGTGGCGTACTAATTGGTCTAATTTTGGTCTTGGTTGGAGTTCTTACTAACAGGAAATCTATTAGTGGCTCAACCGAGAAAGCGATCGCTAATGTCTTATTTAAAGATAATTATGCCGAACAATGGCAAGTCAAACCAGGATCAATCTATGATGGCGATACTCTACGAGTCGTCAGAGGTCAGGAAGAATTAAAAGTTAGACTCTGTGGCATCGATGCTCCAGAGATTAAACAACCATTGGGCATCGAATCTAGAGATTACTTGCGATTAGGCTCCGCCTAGCCGAAGGCATCGCTCATTGCCAAAAGCGACGGCAGAATCTATGTTTTACCTATTGAAAAAGACCGATATGAACGCACTGTAATGGGAGTCATCAGAAGCCTTGGGAATTTAGAGCATCTATAAAAGCTAACAAGTAGGAATGTCTTTTACTATTAAGGAATAAATCATCTATTGAACTTGGGGCAATTATGGATGACCGAGAAAAAGCCGAATTAAACAAGCAGAAAAAGTTAGTAGATTGTGTCAGTCATCTAAATTCGGTTTTAGAAGCATTCGAGCGTCTTGAAAATTACAAAGCCACAGTTTTGCCTATAATTGATGGGTTTGACCTGACTCATTCTGATACATATTTAGAGCTAACTGAAAATATTAAACGAGAGCTATTTTATATTAAGTTTTTTTCGAACACGCTACTAGCCAATTATTTAAATATCGCCGATTATGTCATCCAGAACCAGATATTTATAGTATTAAAGACAAGAAAAATCGAGAAAAGTATGGATTAAAACCTTTAGGAGACTGGAAAAAACAAAGCGAAGAGACACAATGTATTCTCAACGAGTCGCAAAAAAAGATAGACGAAATGCCTGCCAAACGAAATGAAGACAATTTAGACGAAGTAAAGCTTAAAGACTTAAAATATCTTAAAGAGAAATTAGATCTAGCGTCTGAAAAGAACCGAAAAAATAGTAAAAATTGAATCTAAAATATTGAGATTATAATGGGCAATGTTTCTTATATTTCTTTTACAAATTGCTATTTTTAGCAAAATAAGTATCAATTAAGACTTTACAATCCCTGGGAATTTAGGAGTAAAGTTAATAAGTAGGAATGTCTTTTAATATAAAAAAATAAATTATCTTGGCTTCTGAGTCATGAAGATATCGCCCTAGAAAAAAGCTGGTAAAAGAAAGCATGATTAGAGTTTATCTAGATACAAGTATTTATAATCGTCCTTTCGACAATCAGACCCAACCTAAGATACATTTAGAGACACAGGCGGTAATTTTGATTTTACAGATGGTCGAAGCCAAATTAATTGAATTAGTTAACTCTTCCGTCTTAGAGTATGAAAACAGTCGCAATCTCTGGACTTTGCCACAGCAAGCGATGAGTAGATATTTACAAATGGCTGGCATCAAACAAACAGTTGATGAAACTATTAGACAAAGGGCAGAGCAACTAGAGGGTATTGGAATCAAAGCAGTAGACGCGCTACACGTTGCCTGTGCTGAAGCATCGAATAGCGATTATTTTTTAACCTGCGATAAGCGATTAATCAATCGTTGTGTCGAGTTGCCAGTAAAAACCTTAAATCCAGTTGATTTTATTTTGGAGATAGAAGATGAAGATCGAGGTAATTAGTGAACAGGAAGTTTTACAAGAGGGATTGCAGGTATTGATGACTCATTTAGAACCATCCAAAGTTCTTCGTTTTTGGGCTGCTTGTAAGCTGAGTGAGGGGGATTATCTCAAACTCAAAGAACAGTTATTTGGCGAAGATTCTGTTGCTAGTCTTTATGAAAAGATAAAAGCTTTTCAGGACGAGACAAATAAGGAGTTGTAACTAGAATTACCAGATAAAAATAGCTAAAACAATTTTAACTGACCCTCACTAACTGAACTATATCTACCTCGATGTAAATTCAGATGGCAAGCAGCACAGACCGACAGCGTGCGATTCGTTTAGTGGGGAATCACGGTAACCAGTCCGTAAATAGCCACTAGAGTCAAGTCTCCTAAGACTACGGCGGCTTTTTTGTATACCACAAGGGTACAACGTGAATCTTCACACAAAAAACGCGCCGAACTTAACTGTTCTTCTGATGAGGGTGCAAGTCCCTCTCTCGAAACTCACGAGTAACTCCTTATCTGCCCACGCCGAACAGACTCGGAATTCTGTAGAGCGAAGCTGGGAACAGGACGCAATCAGACATTAATTGCAAATGACACTGGCGTTAACAGGGAGTCCCCATGATGAAACAGAACCTAGAAAAACAACCTAGTCTGAGGCAGACGCAATCCAAAGTCTGACCTCACCAGAGATTAGTATCCCGCAGCGCGTGTTGTCAGCAGCTGCAAGAGTAAGGGGTTCTGGTGGTTGAATTGGTTACATCTAAAGGGACGAACAACAGATATCAATCTGTATCAAAAGGACGGAACGAATAAAAACGAATCTAAGGTCTGTGGTCAAGTCGAATCCACGGTAGACCAGACGAGAGGATTAATTCCTTAGATTTGGGTAGGACAAGGCGTAATTGCCTTGAGGTATTCAGAAAACACAACTCGGAGCAGACTATGGTTAGACACAGCTTAAACGCTAGTGAACTTTGGGAAAATCAAGATTGGAAGAAATTCCATCAAGACCTTTTCAGGCTACAAAGACGAGTGTTCAAAGCAGTTCAAGTTGGCGACAAGCGCAAAGCTCAGTCACTTCAAAAACTGATTCTCAAATCCCAGGCTGCTAGATTTCTAGCAATCCAACAAGTAACACAGTTAAACACTGGTAGTGCGACCTGAAAGGTCAACTAAACTGAGACTCCGAAGTCTCTCTGGAATTTCTACTCCAGACCTTCATAGAGGAATCCGTAGGAAATACGGTACGTCACGGCTTAGTAGGCAACGAACCAGTCGGAGTGCAGACGCTAAAAGTAGCCGTAGCTGCCAGGGTTAGGCGGTGAGGAGCAAGAGGGAAATGTAGAAGGACGAACATAGACTAAGGTATTGATTAAATCACGTCACTTTAAAACAAGCTAAATAACTCCTGGTCTAAGGCTTGAAACCAAAATGGTAAATAGGTGGCTGTTACGTTTTCCAGTCGTAACAACGTAGAAACACAACTCCTATCGTGAAATAGATACCCGCCCTAACTACATTGGAAACTTTAGTTGATACAACAGGACAAATCCTACAGAGTCTAAAAGACAGTCGAATCTTCTAGTAAGCAAGCGAGCAATCAAAGCCGAATTCTCTGGAGGACAAAGGATGAGTGAAAAAGCAAAAGTCATCTTGTAATGAGGTGAATAGGGATTCAAGATTTGTCCCTGACCGAAAGGAAAGCTGAATTAACTTGGGTCATATACGGAAAGGAAATTTATCAAAGGAATGAACCCTCATGACAAGTTGGATACATCAAATTGATGTAAATGGACATAGGGAACAACTTTCAGACTGGAATCAAGTTAATTGGAAGAAAGTAGGAAAGATTGTTAATAACCTAAGAAAACGGATATTTCGTGCCAGAAAACTTGGGCAATGGAAGCAGCTACGCAGGTTGCAGAAATTGTTATCAAAGTCTTACGCAAATCTACTACTTGCAGTACGACAAATTACTCAAATAAACAAAGGAAAGAGAACAGCAGGAGTTGATGAGGAGGCAATTAACACTCCTGAAGAGAGAGTAAAACTTGTCAACAGTTGGAAAGAAATAACAGCCTCTCCTACAAGAAGAGTATATATTCCTAAATCCAATGGCAAGAAGCGTCCCCTCGGTATTCCCACCGTCAGGGATAGAGTCATGCAAGTAATAGTTAAAAACTCCTTAGAACCCGAATGGGAATCACAATTCGAGCCAAATTCTTACGGCTTCAGAATTGGTAGAAGTTGTCAAGATGCTATAGCGCAATGTTTCAATAAACTAGTAAACAATCCACGCGGAGCAAGACACACTTGGGTTCTAGACGCTGACATATCAGGATTCTTCGATAATATTGCACATGAATCCATCCTGAACATGATTGGTACTCATCCATCAAGAGAATTAATTAAAGGATGGTTAAAAGCTGGATACGTCTATCAAGGAATCAAAACTCCCACAGACAAAGGCACACCTCAAGGCGGGGCGATAAGCCCACTTTTAGCAAACATAGGGTTGCATGGTCTTGAAGAAGTAATCGAAGCAATCAAACTACCCAAAGATAAATGGGGAAATAGATTAAAGCTCGGTTTTATCAGATACGCGGATGACTTTGTTGTCACATCCAGAGAACGAGAAAACCTAGACAGTGCCTTAGTCCAGATTAAACAATGGTTATCAGAAAGAGGACTAGAAATCAGCGAGGAAAAAACCAGGATAGTTCACATACAAGATGGATTTAACTTTCTAGGATTTAACTTTCTAGGATTTAATCTACGCCAATATAAAGGCAAACTACTAATTAAACCTCAGAAAGAAAAGGTTCTGAAATTCTGCAAAGAATTAGGAAAAACCATATCTGAATGCGCCACATGGACGCAGCAAAATCTTATTGGCAAACTAAACCCGATTCTCCGAGGATTTGCTAACTACTACAAAGGAGTTGTTAGCAAGAAAACATTCAGTTACATCAATCATCGAGTAACAATGTATTTATATCGTTGGGCAAAGCGTAGGCATCCCAACAAAGGCAAAAGATGGGTGAAAAACCGATACTTCCACCTAATAGAAGGGAACGATTGGACGTTCGCCCGTCAAGGAATTGATAGCAGAGGAAGGAAAAGATTTTACTCCCTCTGCAACGTAAGTCATATTCCTATCATAAGGCACGTCAAAGTTACGGGGAGTAATTCCCCAGACGACTCAGAACTTAATGAATACTGGGAAACCCGTAAAAACAAACTAGGAAAGCAATACTGGGCAAAAGGCTCGAAATACGAGCCTTTTGCCAAAAACCAAAGCTTTAACTGTACAGTTTGCGGAACAGCCCTTTTTAACGGTGAAGAAATCGAAACCCATCATATAGTACCTGTGGCAAAAGGCGGACGAGACGACATCGAAAACCTAATGCACTTACACACAATGTGTCATAAGCAGTTACACAACACCAAGTTAAAGGCTTGAAGTATGGCTTGAGCCGTGTGAGGCGATGAGTCTCACGCACGGTTCTTAGGGGGGTGCGGACTGGTAACAGTCCAATCCTACCCGACAGAAAACGGCAGGAATAGATGGTCAAAAGTCTCTCACGTTTGAAGAACGCTTTGAACTAGAAGAGAAATTAGCCAAAAATTACGCCAATTGGAAACACAAAGGCTTAAGAGAAATCCCCATCCCTAAAAAGGATGGAACTATCCGAATGCTCAAAGTGCCAACAATAGCAGATAGGGCGTGGCAATGCCTCGCCAAATACGCGCTCGAACCAGCACACGAAGCAACTTTCCACGCCCGAAGCTACGGGTTTAGAACAGGACGGGCAGCACACGATGCCCAGAAAACTCTATTCAACAACCTCAGCAGCAAAGCCAATGGAAAAGATAAACGAGTAATCGAACTCGACATTGAAAAATGCTTCGACAGGATAAACCACTCAGCAATCATGGATAACCTAATTGCCCCTTCAAGGCTAAAGCTTGGCATCTTCAGATGTCTCAAAGCTGGAACTAATATAGGTTTCCCCGACCAAGGAACGCCACAAGGCGGAGTAGTTAGTCCTCTGTTAGCCAACATCGCCCTCAACGGAATCGAAAGTATTCACAAATACAAAGACTCAGGAGGAAAGATTAAAGAACCATCAATCCGCTATGCGGACGATATGGTAGTCATAATCCGACCTCAAGATGATGCAAAGGCAATACTTGAAAGAATCAGCGAATTTCTAGCAGCAAGAGGAATGAAAGTCAGTGAAAAGAAAACCAAGCTAACCACCACGACAGATGGATTCGACTTCCTAGGCTGGCACTTTAAAGTCCAGAAAAACGGTAAATTTCGTAGCACCCCCTCAGTGGATAACTACAAAGCATTCCGCAAGAAGGTAAAAACCATCGTCAACAACTCGAACTATGGTGCGACTGAAAAAGCTAGTAAACTAGCTCCCGTCGTTAGAGGCTGGAGACAATACCACAAGTACTGCAAGATGGATGGGGCAAGGAATTCTTTATACCACATCGAAAGTCGTGCATACAAGGTATTTAATAAGGAAACAAATCAAAGCCGCTACACTAGCAAGAAATTGCTAGATATAGCATTCCCCAAAGTTCCTTACTCCCAAAACAAACATGTTAACGTCAAAGGAAAGAAATCACCCTACGACGGAGATATAGCCTACTGGAGCAAGCGTAACAGCATACTCTATGACGGTGCAACCTCTAAAGCCCTAAAACGGCAAAACCATTCATGTGACTCCTGTGGATTGAAATTTCTGGGAGAGCAGAGAGTACATCTACACCATGTAGACGGAAATCACCAGAATTGGAAAGAATCGAACCTTGTAGCAATACATCAAACGTGCCACCAATTCATACACATGAAGCAAAGCAAAAGCTAAGAATATCGGGAGCCGTATGCGGTGAAAGTCGCACGTACGGATCTAACAGAGAGGGGCGAAGGCTAATACCTTCCCTCGACTCTACCAGATTGGATAGCCGATTATCCGTCGTGTCATGGTTGCGATGATGCACCTGTAGAATGTCAGCCGTCCACTCTGAACGGGTTAAATCATCTGGTCTTAGATGCGGCGAACTATGCGCCTTTCTCTTATTTTGTAGCATCTTTTTCCACAACATTAACACTGCCACTGAGCAGCTTCTTTTACTTTGAGTGCTAGGCTGTTCCAATTATCGGGGTAAAGGCTCGAATCTATAGGCATTTTGTTCGGTGATCGCTGATTGAAATTATCTTATCGCATCGCTTTGACAAGAGAAACTCAGATATTAGACTTTGTTACGCCAGCGTAAGCTATTGAGGTTTAGCTTAGGCGGCTTTTCTGCGGGAAGCTACATGCGGACAAGTCCTTTGTCACAGAAAACGCGCCGTGTTGTATGTAGCTATCGGGACGATCGATTATCGCTTCGGCAACAAAGATTGCTTCTTGTAACTGCTCTACCGATAGCTGTTTGTAAGCTACACCTTTTTGGCGGTCAATCACCTCATACCAGCAGCAACCAAACAAGTTATGACGCGC is part of the Pleurocapsa minor HA4230-MV1 genome and encodes:
- a CDS encoding HNH endonuclease, coding for MLWKKMLQNKRKAHSSPHLRPDDLTRSEWTADILQVHHRNHDTTDNRLSNLVESREGISLRPSLLDPYVRLSPHTAPDILSFCFASCV
- a CDS encoding PIN domain-containing protein; this translates as MIRVYLDTSIYNRPFDNQTQPKIHLETQAVILILQMVEAKLIELVNSSVLEYENSRNLWTLPQQAMSRYLQMAGIKQTVDETIRQRAEQLEGIGIKAVDALHVACAEASNSDYFLTCDKRLINRCVELPVKTLNPVDFILEIEDEDRGN
- a CDS encoding ParA family protein, producing the protein MLITVAGFKGGIGKTTTAVHLACYFSGLGQTLLVDGDPNRSATGWSKRGAFPFKVVDLMQAALYSPKYEHIVIDTAARPDENELQALADGCNLLVLPTSPDALAVDALLQTVDLLQELESDRYQILLTMVHPKPVKMAEQARLALSDVPLFDTEIRRLIAYEKAALMGVPVYEVKDRMAKIAWGDYEQVGKEIMS
- the ltrA gene encoding group II intron reverse transcriptase/maturase, producing MTSWIHQIDVNGHREQLSDWNQVNWKKVGKIVNNLRKRIFRARKLGQWKQLRRLQKLLSKSYANLLLAVRQITQINKGKRTAGVDEEAINTPEERVKLVNSWKEITASPTRRVYIPKSNGKKRPLGIPTVRDRVMQVIVKNSLEPEWESQFEPNSYGFRIGRSCQDAIAQCFNKLVNNPRGARHTWVLDADISGFFDNIAHESILNMIGTHPSRELIKGWLKAGYVYQGIKTPTDKGTPQGGAISPLLANIGLHGLEEVIEAIKLPKDKWGNRLKLGFIRYADDFVVTSRERENLDSALVQIKQWLSERGLEISEEKTRIVHIQDGFNFLGFNFLGFNLRQYKGKLLIKPQKEKVLKFCKELGKTISECATWTQQNLIGKLNPILRGFANYYKGVVSKKTFSYINHRVTMYLYRWAKRRHPNKGKRWVKNRYFHLIEGNDWTFARQGIDSRGRKRFYSLCNVSHIPIIRHVKVTGSNSPDDSELNEYWETRKNKLGKQYWAKGSKYEPFAKNQSFNCTVCGTALFNGEEIETHHIVPVAKGGRDDIENLMHLHTMCHKQLHNTKLKA
- a CDS encoding reverse transcriptase N-terminal domain-containing protein, which encodes MVRHSLNASELWENQDWKKFHQDLFRLQRRVFKAVQVGDKRKAQSLQKLILKSQAARFLAIQQVTQLNTGSAT
- a CDS encoding rubredoxin, encoding MKYTCSVCGYEYDPDIGDPDSDIEPETAFKDLPEDWVCPVCGAEQSDFEPAE